The Acidobacteriota bacterium genome contains a region encoding:
- a CDS encoding sialidase family protein: protein MSSGELLPRRDFIKGAVALSGLGGCVGVSPEVVSLEPRLDPDRSFWTFVGSEEWSQDGQGVLYSPVWNQRKARFSDLLKREDFAYPSREVLADTDISLEFQTFYWSVTNLSIVLRAQDDRRFYCVGFDDMGRKGAKYAVRLFVQDGSGYRRDIASGFAPHPGLPERWVQRGPRPEEWEKATPGWIKARVLAEGDRIQVLVDGQRVLETRDGTYRAGRAGLMVRGPVKMRRLSLRGRRGRLDSPWSRSGEEHPRYFHPYPDPGKVYGDNQTYPGVCRTAEGDLLVWMSVNGAPHDFNDFLLVRSRDEGRNWGEPVLVSKLSDGGRPGFFFGHKDGRLSCLYTYEWNSGVAGPKVAYSEDGGRTWTPARPLEVSGKPLQAAAREGKIGPYSPVTRYSDGTLLQFYYHVQTVVGGSVESNAERRDRSLAIRSTDDGRTWTGPYYLDPENFDSNECMGVECGDGSIVAFARTLRSPFMWMSRSRDKGLTWSRQVPSDCTGECPQLLRHSSGVLIMGSRGSGIFMKTSIDEGLSWSRETRISLCSGMMGMTEMKDGRVLVVFHEAYRTPTRIRGHYMRVRPDGSLTSA from the coding sequence ATGTCGAGCGGTGAGTTATTGCCGAGAAGGGATTTCATCAAGGGCGCTGTCGCCCTGAGCGGCTTGGGCGGTTGCGTCGGGGTCTCGCCGGAGGTGGTTTCGCTGGAGCCGCGACTCGACCCGGACCGCAGTTTCTGGACCTTCGTCGGCAGTGAGGAGTGGTCTCAGGACGGCCAGGGGGTCCTCTATTCGCCGGTCTGGAACCAGAGGAAGGCTCGCTTCAGCGATCTGCTGAAACGGGAGGACTTTGCCTACCCCAGCCGGGAGGTTTTGGCCGATACCGACATCAGCCTGGAATTTCAGACCTTCTACTGGTCGGTGACCAACCTGTCGATTGTCTTGCGGGCGCAGGACGACCGCCGGTTCTATTGCGTCGGGTTCGACGACATGGGGCGAAAGGGCGCCAAGTACGCGGTGCGCCTCTTTGTCCAGGACGGTTCCGGTTACCGGCGCGACATTGCCAGTGGTTTCGCGCCTCATCCCGGATTGCCTGAGCGTTGGGTGCAGCGTGGACCCCGTCCCGAAGAGTGGGAAAAGGCGACGCCCGGCTGGATCAAGGCCCGGGTTCTGGCAGAGGGGGACCGGATTCAGGTCTTGGTGGACGGCCAACGGGTGCTGGAGACCCGGGACGGGACCTACCGGGCCGGTCGGGCGGGGCTGATGGTCCGGGGGCCGGTCAAGATGCGCCGGTTGTCCCTGCGGGGAAGGAGAGGCCGCCTGGACAGCCCCTGGAGTAGGTCCGGCGAGGAGCATCCCCGCTACTTTCATCCCTATCCGGACCCGGGCAAGGTCTATGGCGACAACCAGACCTATCCTGGAGTCTGCCGGACGGCCGAAGGCGACCTGCTGGTGTGGATGAGTGTCAACGGGGCCCCGCACGACTTTAACGACTTTCTGTTGGTCCGGTCTCGGGACGAGGGCAGGAACTGGGGGGAGCCGGTCCTGGTCAGCAAGTTGTCCGACGGAGGCAGGCCGGGCTTTTTCTTCGGACACAAGGACGGCCGCCTGTCCTGCCTCTACACCTACGAGTGGAACTCCGGGGTTGCCGGCCCCAAGGTGGCCTATTCGGAGGACGGTGGGCGAACCTGGACTCCGGCCCGGCCCTTGGAAGTGAGTGGGAAACCGTTGCAGGCCGCGGCCAGGGAAGGGAAGATCGGTCCCTACTCGCCTGTGACTCGATACTCGGACGGCACCCTGCTTCAGTTCTACTACCACGTGCAAACGGTGGTGGGTGGAAGCGTGGAGTCGAACGCCGAGCGGCGAGACCGCTCGCTGGCCATTCGCTCCACCGACGACGGCAGGACCTGGACGGGCCCCTACTACCTCGACCCCGAGAACTTCGACAGCAACGAGTGCATGGGAGTGGAATGCGGCGACGGCAGCATCGTGGCCTTCGCCCGCACCCTGCGGTCTCCCTTCATGTGGATGAGCCGCTCCAGGGACAAGGGCCTCACCTGGTCCAGGCAGGTGCCCTCCGACTGCACCGGCGAGTGCCCCCAATTGCTGCGTCACAGCTCGGGGGTGCTCATCATGGGCAGCCGGGGCTCCGGCATCTTCATGAAGACCAGTATCGACGAGGGCTTGAGCTGGTCTCGGGAAACTCGCATCTCCCTTTGTTCGGGGATGATGGGGATGACCGAGATGAAGGATGGGCGGGTGCTGGTGGTCTTCCATGAAGCCTACCGCACGCCGACCCGCATTCGCGGACACTACATGAGGGTGAGGCCCGACGGCAGCCTGACATCTGCCTGA